In the genome of Nocardioides palaemonis, the window GCGCTGCTGGTCGACGTCGCCGAGACCATGGGCCGCTACGGCCGGCTGCGCCTGGAGAAGCACCCCGTCCACGGCCTGGTCCTGTCGTCGGTAGACCGCCCGGTGCTCGAGGAGGTGCTGCGCGCCAAGAAGGTCGCCGGCATGGTCGGCGCCCGCCTCGACGACGACACCGTCGCGGTGCACCCCAGCGAGCGCGGCAACCTCAAGCAGGCGCTGCTCAAGCTCGGCTGGCCGGCCGAGGACTTCGCCGGCTACGTCGACGGCGAGGCGCACGCGATCGACCTCGCCGAGGACGGCTGGGCCCTCCGCCCCTACCAGCGCGACGCCGCCCAGTCCTTCTTCGACGGCGGGTCGGGCGTCGTGGTGCTGCCGTGCGGCGCGGGCAAGACGATCGTCGGCGCCGCGTCGATGGCGCACGCCCGCGCGACCACGCTGATCCTGGTGACCAACACGGTCAGCGCCCGGCAGTGGAAGGACGAGCTGGTCCGGCGCACGTCCCTCACGCCCGACGAGATCGGCGAGTACTCCGGGGCCGTCAAGGAGATCCGGCCGGTCACCATCGCGACCTACCAGGTGCTGACGCTGAAGCGGAAGGGCGTCTACCCGCACCTCGAGCTGCTCGACGCCCGCGACTGGGGCCTCATCGTCTACGACGAGGTGCACCTGCTGCCGGCCCCGATCTTCCGAATGACCGCCGACCTGCAGGCGCGCCGCCGGCTCGGCCTCACCGCGACCCTGGTGCGCGAGGACGGCCGCGAGGGCGAGGTGTTCTCGCTGATCGGGCCGAAGCGCTACGACGCACCGTGGAAGGACATCGAGGCGCAGGGCTACATCGCGCCCGCCGACTGCGTGGAGGTCCGGGTGACGCTGCCCGAGGGCGAGCGGCTGGCCTACGCCACCAGCGATCCCGACACCCGCTACCGGCTCGCGTCGTGCACGCACGCCAAGATCGACGTGGTGCGCGACCTGGTCCAGCAGCACGCCGGCCAGCCGACGCTGGTGATCGGGCAGTACATCGACCAGCTCGACGAGATCGGCGCGATGCTCGACGCACCGGTGATCAAGGGCGAGACGACGGTCAAGGAGCGCCAGCGGCTCTTCGACGCGTTCCGCTCCGGCGAGATCGGGCTGCTCGTCGTCAGCAAGGTGGCCAACTTCTCGATCGACCTGCCCTCGGCCGAGGTGGCCATCCAGGTCAGCGGGTCCTTCGGGTCGCGCCAGGAGGAGGCCCAGCGGCTGGGCCGGCTGCTGCGCCCGAAGACCGAGGGCCGCAGCGCCCACTTCTACACGATCGTCTCGCGTGACACCGTCGACGCCGACTTCGCGCAGAACCGCCAGCGCTTCCTCGCCGAGCAGGGCTACGCCTACCGGATCGTCGACGCCGGGGACCTGCAGTCCCCGGCGTGACGACGGACCGGATCAGGCGAGGGTGCTGCTGTCGATCACGAAGCGGTAGCGCACGTCGGAGGCGAGCACCCGCTCGTAGGCCTCGTTGACCTGCTCGGCGCGGATCAGCTCGATCTCGCTGACGATGCCGTGCTCGGCGCAGAAGTCGAGCATCTCCTGGGTCTCGGCGATGCCGCCGATCATGGAGCCGGCGAACGTGCGCCGGTTGCTGAGCAGCGAGAAGACGTTGACGTCGAGCGGCTCGGCGGGAGCGCCGACGTTGACCATCGCGCCGTTGACGGCGAGCAGGCCGAGGTAGGCGCTGACGTCGATCTTCGCGCTGACCGTGTTGATGATCAGGTCGAAGGAGCTCGCGAGGGTCTCGAAGGTCCCCTCGTCGGAGGTCGCGTGGTAGTGGTCGGCGCCGAGGCGCAGGCCGTCCTCCTGCTTCTTCAGCGACTGCGACAGCACGGTGACCTCCGCGCCCATCGCGTGGGCGATCTTGACCGCCATGTGGCCGAGGCCGCCGAGGCCGACGACGGCGACCTTCGTGCCGGGGCCGGCGTTCCAGTGCTTGAGCGGGGAGTACGTCGTGATGCCGGCGCACAGCAGCGGGGTGGCAGCCGCGGGGTCGAGGCCCTCGGGGACGGAGAGGACGTAGTCGGCGTCGACGACGACCTTCTGCGAGTAGCCGCCCTGGGTGGTGGTGCCGTCGCGGTCGGTGGCGGCGTAGGTGCCGACCATGCCCTGGCGGCAGTACTGCTCGTCGCCGGCGCGGCAGTTGTCGCACTCGCCGCACGAGCCCACCATGCAGCCGACGCCGACGCGGTCGCCCACCCGGTGGCGGGTGACGTCGGAGCCGACCTCGGCGACGGTGCCCACGATCTCGTGGCCGGGCACGACGGGGAAGGGCTGCGGGCCCCAGTCGCCGTTGACGGTGTGGATGTCGGAGTGGCAGATGCCGGCGAACTCGATGTCGATCAGCACGTCGTTCGCGCCGACCTCGCGGCGCTCGATGGTGATCGGCTCGAGCGGCGCACCGGCGGACGGGGCGGCGTAGGCGTTCACGCGCATGGGGGATCTCTCCTTGCTCTCTACGGGGTCGTCCGGGCGGGTGGCCCGGACGGGGGTCGGACGGTGGTCCGGCTAGTGGTCGGTGACCGCGCGCAGCTCCTCGGCGAGCGCCCGCGCCTGCGCGGAGATCTCCTCGCTGCGAGCGGCGTCACCGTCCTCCACGGCCTGCCAGTAGGCGATCTTGAGGTCGACGTAGCGCTGCCGCAGGGCGAGCCGCTGCGCCTCGACCGTCAGGTGCCGCTGCTGCTGCTCGAGCAGCTCGCGCTGCTCGGCGGCGGCCTCGGCGCCCCGCCGGGCGTTGGCCATGTAGTGGCGCATGTCGTCGAGCCCCATCCCGGTGGCGGCGAGGCAGGACACCGACATCAGCTGGTCGAGGTCGGCCTCGCCGTAGACGCGGTGCCCGCTGCTCGCTCCGCGGCCGATCGGGGGGATCACCCCGACCTGCTCGTAGTAGCGCAGCGTGCTCGCCGGCAGCCCGGTGAGGGCGGCCGTCTCGCGGATCGTGTAGCTGCGGGGCTCGGCGTGCGTGGTCACGTCGTACGACGCTAGGAACTTCGAGTACTCGAAGTCAAAGCCGGCGTGACGCGTTGTGGCGCCTCGCTACGCTCGAGGTCGTGACCCTCCGCGAACGCCTCGGCGCCGAGCTGTTCCGCAAGGTGGCCGGGCCCGACGGCGACCGTGCCCGCGAGCGTGTCCACGGCACTCCGGGCCCCCGCTGGTTCGCCCCCGACTCCCCCATCGCCCGCGTCCACGGCGACGCCTCGATGTTCGTCGGCGGCATCCGCGCGATCATGTTGCAGTCGCTGCACCCGGCGGCGATGCAGGGCGTCGCCGACCACTCCGGCTACCGCGGCGACATGTGGGGCCGGCTCGCGCAGGTCTCGACCTACATCGCGATGACGACCTTCGGCACCGAGAAGGACGCCCTGCAGGTGATCCGAGCGGTCCAGCGGGCGCACGAGTCGGTGACCGGCACGATGCCGGACGGGACGCCCTATGCCGCGAGCGACCCGCACCTGCTCGGCTGGGTCCACGCCGCCGAGATCGAGAGCTTCCTGCTCGCCCACGACCGCTACGGCCACCGCCCGCTGGTGGCCCGCGAGCGCGACGAGTACGTCGCCCAGACCGCCGTCGCCGCCGAGCACCTCGGCGTCATCGGTGCGCCACGGTCCGAGGAGGAGCTGCGGACGGTGCTCACGGCGTACGGCCCCGAGCTGCGCGGGACGCCGGCCGCCCAGGAGG includes:
- a CDS encoding NAD(P)-dependent alcohol dehydrogenase; this encodes MRVNAYAAPSAGAPLEPITIERREVGANDVLIDIEFAGICHSDIHTVNGDWGPQPFPVVPGHEIVGTVAEVGSDVTRHRVGDRVGVGCMVGSCGECDNCRAGDEQYCRQGMVGTYAATDRDGTTTQGGYSQKVVVDADYVLSVPEGLDPAAATPLLCAGITTYSPLKHWNAGPGTKVAVVGLGGLGHMAVKIAHAMGAEVTVLSQSLKKQEDGLRLGADHYHATSDEGTFETLASSFDLIINTVSAKIDVSAYLGLLAVNGAMVNVGAPAEPLDVNVFSLLSNRRTFAGSMIGGIAETQEMLDFCAEHGIVSEIELIRAEQVNEAYERVLASDVRYRFVIDSSTLA
- a CDS encoding oxygenase MpaB family protein, whose translation is MTLRERLGAELFRKVAGPDGDRARERVHGTPGPRWFAPDSPIARVHGDASMFVGGIRAIMLQSLHPAAMQGVADHSGYRGDMWGRLAQVSTYIAMTTFGTEKDALQVIRAVQRAHESVTGTMPDGTPYAASDPHLLGWVHAAEIESFLLAHDRYGHRPLVARERDEYVAQTAVAAEHLGVIGAPRSEEELRTVLTAYGPELRGTPAAQEAIRFLLLHPDLPLVARPGYLSLATAAIGLLPAEARRELRLPPVPPVTNRVLGAAATRTIRWAMASGHAHARELQAQQT
- a CDS encoding MerR family transcriptional regulator, with product MTTHAEPRSYTIRETAALTGLPASTLRYYEQVGVIPPIGRGASSGHRVYGEADLDQLMSVSCLAATGMGLDDMRHYMANARRGAEAAAEQRELLEQQQRHLTVEAQRLALRQRYVDLKIAYWQAVEDGDAARSEEISAQARALAEELRAVTDH
- a CDS encoding DNA repair helicase XPB yields the protein MNDGPLIVQSDKTLLLEVDHPSAAEARKAIAPFAELERSPEHIHTYRLTPLGLWNARAAGHDAEQVVDALLTWSRYAVPHALLVDVAETMGRYGRLRLEKHPVHGLVLSSVDRPVLEEVLRAKKVAGMVGARLDDDTVAVHPSERGNLKQALLKLGWPAEDFAGYVDGEAHAIDLAEDGWALRPYQRDAAQSFFDGGSGVVVLPCGAGKTIVGAASMAHARATTLILVTNTVSARQWKDELVRRTSLTPDEIGEYSGAVKEIRPVTIATYQVLTLKRKGVYPHLELLDARDWGLIVYDEVHLLPAPIFRMTADLQARRRLGLTATLVREDGREGEVFSLIGPKRYDAPWKDIEAQGYIAPADCVEVRVTLPEGERLAYATSDPDTRYRLASCTHAKIDVVRDLVQQHAGQPTLVIGQYIDQLDEIGAMLDAPVIKGETTVKERQRLFDAFRSGEIGLLVVSKVANFSIDLPSAEVAIQVSGSFGSRQEEAQRLGRLLRPKTEGRSAHFYTIVSRDTVDADFAQNRQRFLAEQGYAYRIVDAGDLQSPA